Proteins found in one Misgurnus anguillicaudatus chromosome 3, ASM2758022v2, whole genome shotgun sequence genomic segment:
- the LOC129445098 gene encoding sodium/potassium-transporting ATPase subunit alpha-1, which yields MGRGEGREQYELAATSEQGGKKPKPKGKKEKDKDMDELKKEVDLDDHRLSLDELSKKYGTDLTKGLSASRATEILARDGPNALTPPPTTPEWVKFCKQLFGGFSTLLWIGAILCFLAYGILAASEDEPANDNLYLGIVLSAVVMITGCFSYYQEAKSSKIMDSFKNLVPQQALVIRDGEKKNINAEEVVVGDLVEVKGGDRIPADLRIISAHGCKVDNSSLTGESEPQTRAPDFSNDNPLETRNIAFFSTNCVEGTARGVVINTGDRTVMGRIATLASGLEVGRTPISIEIEHFIHIITGVAVFLGVSFFILSLILGYSWLEAVIFLIGIIVANVPEGLLATVTVCLTLTAKRMAKKNCLVKNLEAVETLGSTSTICSDKTGTLTQNRMTVAHMWFDNQIHEADTTENQSGTAFDRSSATWTALARVAGLCNRAVFLAEQENVPILKRDVAGDASESALLKCIELCCGSVKGMREQYNKIAEIPFNSTNKYQLSIHQNLTPSETKHLLVMKGAPERILDRCASILIQGKEQPLDDEMKDAFQNAYLELGGLGERVLGFCHFHLPDEQFPEDFQFDCDEVNFPTENLCFIGLMSMIDPPRAAVPDAVGKCRSAGIKVIMVTGDHPITAKAIAKGVGIISEGNETVEDIAARLNIPINEVNPRDAKACVIHGGDLKDLSSEQLDDVLKYHTEIVFARTSPQQKLIIVEGCQRQGAIVAVTGDGVNDSPALKKADIGVAMGIAGSDVSKQAADMILLDDNFASIVTGVEEGRLIFDNLKKSIAYTLTSNIPEITPFLFFIIVNIPLPLGTVTILCIDLGTDMVPAISLAYEAAESDIMKRQPRNPKTDKLVNERLISIAYGQIGMIQALAGFFTYFVILAENGFLPSTLLGIRVLWDDKQVNDLEDSYGQQWTYEQRKIVEFTCHTAFFTSIVIVQWADLIICKTRRNSVFQQGMKNKILIFGLFEETALAAFLSYCPGMDVALRMYPLKPNWWFCAFPYSLLIFIYDEIRKLIIRRSPGGWVERETYY from the exons ATGGGACGAGGA GAAGGTCGAGAACAATATGAGCTGGCGGCCACGTCAGAGCAGGGGGGCAAGAAGCCAAAGCCCAAGggcaaaaaagagaaagatAAAGACATGGATGAACTGAAGAAAGAAGTGGATTTG GATGATCACAGATTATCCCTGGATGAACTCAGTAAGAAATACGGCACTGATTTAACCAAG GGATTGTCTGCTTCCCGTGCTACTGAAATCTTGGCTCGTGATGGACCCAACGCTCTGACTCCACCTCCAACAACACCCGAATGGGTGAAGTTCTGCAAGCAGCTCTTCGGAGGCTTCTCAACTCTCCTGTGGATTGGAGCAATCCTTTGTTTTCTGGCGTATGGTATCCTGGCCGCCTCAGAGGATGAACCTGCCAATGATAAC TTGTATCTGGGAATCGTGCTTTCTGCTGTTGTGATGATCACTGGATGTTTCTCATACTATCAAGAGGCCAAGAGCTCCAAGATCATGGACTCCTTCAAGAACCTTGTCCCTCAG CAAGCTTTGGTCATCCGTGATGGTGAGAAGAAGAATATCAATGCTGAAGAAGTGGTTGTGGGAGATCTTGTGGAGGTCAAGGGTGGAGACAGGATTCCTGCAGATCTGCGTATCATCTCCGCTCACGGATGCAAG GTGGACAACTCTTCCCTCACTGGTGAATCTGAGCCTCAGACTCGAGCCCCTGATTTCTCCAACGACAACCCTCTGGAGACGAGAAACATCGCGTTCTTCTCTACCAACTGTGTTGAAG GTACTGCCAGAGGTGTCGTCATTAACACTGGTGACCGCACCGTCATGGGTCGTATCGCTACTCTTGCTTCTGGTCTTGAAGTGGGTCGAACCCCAATCTCTATTGAGATTGAACATTTCATCCACATCATCACCGGTGTAGCCGTCTTCCTTGGTGTGAGCTTCTTCATTTTGTCCCTGATCCTTGGCTACAGTTGGCTGGAAGCCGTCATCTTCTTGATTGGTATCATTGTCGCCAATGTGCCAGAGGGTCTCTTGGCTACTGTCACT gtgtgtctgactcTGACAGCCAAACGTATGGCAAAGAAGAATTGTCTAGTGAAGAATCTTGAAGCTGTAGAGACTCTGGGCTCAACCTCCACCATCTGCTCTGACAAGACTGGAACTTTAACCCAGAACAGAATGACTGTGGCTCACATGTGGTTTGACAACCAGATTCACGAAGCAGACACCACAGAGAACCAAAGTGGAACCGCGTTTGACAGAAGCTCAGCTACGTGGACCGCTCTTGCACGCGTTGCCGGCCTGTGCAACCGCGCCGTCTTCCTTGCCGAACAAGAAAACGTCCCGATTTTAAAG AGAGACGTGGCTGGCGATGCGTCTGAATCTGCCCTTCTGAAGTGCATCGAGCTCTGCTGCGGGTCTGTGAAAGGGATGAGAGAGCAATACAACAAAATCGCCGAGATCCCTTTCAACTCCACCAACAAATATCAG CTTTCCATCCACCAGAACCTCACACCATCTGAAACCAAACATCTGCTGGTAATGAAGGGAGCTCCGGAGAGAATCCTGGACAGGTGCGCTTCCATTTTGATCCAAGGAAAAGAGCAGCCACTCGATGATGAGATGAAGGACGCCTTCCAGAATGCCTACTTGGAACTTGGTGGTCTGGGAGAAAGAGTACTTG GATTTTGCCACTTCCACCTTCCCGATGAGCAGTTTCCCGAGGACTTCCAGTTTGATTGCGATGAAGTCAACTTCCCCACTGAGAACCTTTGTTTCATTGGCCTTATGTCCATGATCGACCCTCCTCGCGCCGCTGTACCAGATGCTGTGGGCAAATGTAGGAGCGCTGGAATCAAG GTTATCATGGTTACCGGTGATCATCCAATCACAGCCAAGGCCATTGCCAAGGGAGTCGGTATCATCTCTGAGGGCAACGAAACCGTCGAAGACATTGCTGCTCGCCTGAACATTCCTATTAATGAGGTCAACCCAAG GGATGCCAAGGCTTGTGTGATTCACGGTGGTGACTTGAAGGATTTGTCCTCTGAGCAGTTAGATGATGTATTAAAATACCACACAGAAATCGTGTTTGCCAGAACATCTCCTCAACAGAAGCTGATTATCGTTGAAGGTTGCCAGAGACAG GGTGCCATTGTAGCTGTAACAGGTGATGGTGTGAATGACTCTCCTGCTCTGAAGAAGGCTGATATTGGTGTGGCTATGGGTATTGCTGGATCTGATGTATCCAAACAGGCCGCTGACATGATTCTGCTGGACGACAACTTCGCCTCAATCGTCACTGGAGTAGAAGAAG GTCGTCTGATCTTTGATAACTTGAAGAAATCCATCGCTTACACCCTCACTAGTAACATTCCTGAGATCACTCCCTTCCTCTTCTTCATCATCGTCAACATCCCTCTTCCTTTGGGTACCGTCACCATCCTCTGTATCGATCTGGGTACTGACATG GTTCCTGCTATCTCATTGGCCTATGAAGCTGCCGAAAGCGACATTATGAAACGTCAACCCAGAAACCCCAAGACGGATAAACTTGTAAATGAAAGGCTTATTAGCATAGCCTATGGTCAAATCG GAATGATTCAAGCTCTGGCTGGGTTCTTTACGTATTTTGTCATCCTGGCCGAAAACGGTTTTCTCCCCTCAACGTTACTGGGTATCCGAGTGTTGTGGGACGACAAGCAAGTCAATGACCTGGAGGACAGCTATGGTCAGCAATGG ACATACGAGCAGAGGAAGATCGTAGAGTTTACATGCCACACAGCCTTCTTTACCAGTATTGTCATCGTACAGTGGGCAGATTTGATCATCTGCAAGACCAGAAGGAACTCTGTTTTCCAGCAAGGAATGAA GAATAAGATCCTTATCTTTGGGCTGTTTGAGGAAACTGCTCTAGCCGCTTTCTTGTCCTACTGCCCGGGCATGGACGTCGCTCTTAGAATGTACCCACTTAA ACCAAACTGGTGGTTCTGCGCTTTCCCCTACTCACTCCTCATCTTTATTTATGATGAAATCCGTAAACTCATCATCCGACGCAGCCCAGGAG GTTGGGTGGAGAGGGAGACCTACTATTAA